A window of the Dongshaea marina genome harbors these coding sequences:
- a CDS encoding type I secretion system permease/ATPase: protein MPSEKEQAQARKKRGSAPRVTVTETKGRAGSKPDSQAHASHSKHREAPHHGADRAKSSQEIYDPLLECLWWLSRSFGSVCSRETLTSGLPLPGGILNTTYFPEAALRAGLSSRRFHKDLRDIKPAQLPCVLILKGHQACVLLELDLEQQQARVMMPGHTPSEDWVGLHGLQEQYQKQLFLLKREFRYDKRSPDLKLSAQGHWFWSVILRSTKIYRDVLIASFLINLFGVVAPLFTMNAYDKIVPNLAFNSLWVLATGAGVIFIFDFIIRQLRSYFIDVAGKKSDVLLSARIFARVMGTRLESRPISTGAFVRHLQEFESIRDFLTSATITSLVDLPFSLLFLLVIWIFAGNMVWVPLVAMLILLIYSLLIQPPLRRSVEEGSRLASQKHANLVEGVAGLETVKLLGAEGTFQFRWEQAVNHMANWGIKSRKITNSVAALASYMQQMVIISLIVMGVYQISIGELSMGGLIASVMLSSRAISPMIQMSVLSTRYNQAKAAFKILTQIMDQPVESEGQQQLRHPIIRGNIEFSNVSFAYPGSNLKALDGFSIKIKAGEKIGIIGRIGAGKSTLQRLLTGLYQPTEGTIRVDGIDLSQFTESFLRRNIGCVPQQVTLFYGSIRENISLGQPWIDDDQLRRCARRAGVTQFTRRDPNGLERQVGEGGRNMSGGQRQTIALARAFLNDPPIMILDEPTSDMDFRTEALVRDELKKMGNEHTLLLITHRTSILDLVDRLIVLENGRLVADGPKQTVMRMLREGKIRASYKGGA from the coding sequence ATGCCGTCTGAGAAGGAACAGGCTCAAGCCCGTAAAAAGCGCGGGTCAGCACCCAGGGTGACCGTGACCGAAACAAAAGGTAGGGCCGGGAGCAAGCCTGACTCCCAGGCCCACGCTTCTCATTCTAAACACAGGGAGGCGCCTCATCATGGGGCTGATAGGGCCAAGTCCTCACAGGAGATCTATGATCCGCTTCTTGAATGCTTGTGGTGGCTCAGTCGTAGTTTCGGCTCTGTGTGTAGCCGGGAGACGCTTACTTCAGGGCTACCGTTGCCGGGCGGGATCCTTAATACCACCTATTTCCCTGAGGCTGCCCTGAGGGCGGGCTTAAGCTCTCGGCGCTTTCATAAAGACTTGCGTGATATCAAGCCAGCACAGCTTCCCTGTGTGTTGATCCTTAAGGGGCACCAGGCCTGTGTCTTGCTGGAGTTAGATCTGGAACAGCAACAGGCCCGGGTGATGATGCCGGGTCACACCCCCTCTGAAGATTGGGTAGGGCTTCATGGTTTGCAGGAGCAGTACCAAAAACAGCTTTTCTTGTTAAAGCGCGAGTTTCGCTACGACAAGCGCTCTCCCGATCTCAAGCTCTCGGCTCAGGGGCACTGGTTTTGGAGTGTGATCCTGCGTTCGACCAAAATTTATCGGGACGTGCTGATCGCCTCGTTTCTTATTAATCTTTTCGGGGTGGTGGCACCTCTGTTCACCATGAACGCCTATGACAAGATAGTTCCCAATCTTGCTTTTAATTCATTGTGGGTGTTGGCGACCGGTGCCGGGGTTATCTTTATTTTTGATTTTATTATTCGCCAGCTTCGAAGTTACTTCATCGATGTGGCGGGTAAAAAATCCGATGTGCTGCTTTCTGCGCGAATTTTTGCCCGGGTGATGGGCACCCGGCTTGAGTCAAGACCCATCTCAACCGGTGCCTTCGTCAGACACCTGCAGGAGTTTGAGTCAATTCGGGACTTTTTGACCTCAGCCACCATTACCTCTTTGGTCGACCTGCCTTTCTCATTGCTGTTTTTGCTCGTGATCTGGATTTTCGCCGGTAACATGGTGTGGGTTCCTCTGGTCGCCATGCTGATCCTGCTGATTTACAGCTTGTTGATCCAGCCTCCGCTGCGTCGAAGCGTCGAGGAGGGAAGCCGGCTCGCTTCACAAAAGCATGCCAACCTGGTCGAAGGGGTTGCCGGGCTGGAAACCGTCAAGCTGCTTGGTGCAGAAGGTACCTTCCAGTTTCGTTGGGAGCAGGCGGTTAACCATATGGCTAACTGGGGGATCAAGTCGCGCAAGATCACTAACTCGGTGGCCGCTCTTGCCAGCTATATGCAACAGATGGTGATCATCTCTCTCATCGTGATGGGAGTGTATCAAATCTCCATTGGAGAGCTCAGCATGGGGGGGCTTATTGCCTCTGTGATGCTGAGCTCACGGGCCATCAGCCCGATGATCCAGATGTCTGTGCTCTCAACCCGCTATAACCAGGCCAAGGCGGCTTTCAAGATCCTGACTCAGATCATGGACCAGCCGGTCGAGAGCGAGGGGCAGCAGCAGCTGCGTCATCCCATCATCAGGGGAAACATAGAGTTCTCCAACGTCTCTTTTGCCTACCCAGGCAGCAACCTCAAGGCATTGGATGGTTTCAGTATCAAGATCAAAGCCGGAGAGAAGATTGGGATCATAGGTCGCATCGGTGCGGGTAAGAGTACCTTGCAGCGTCTTCTGACTGGTCTATACCAACCCACAGAGGGCACCATAAGGGTGGATGGCATTGACCTCAGTCAGTTCACCGAGAGCTTTTTGCGTCGCAACATCGGCTGTGTTCCCCAGCAGGTCACCCTGTTTTATGGTTCGATTCGTGAAAATATCAGCCTGGGTCAACCCTGGATCGATGACGATCAACTCAGGCGCTGCGCCCGGCGAGCCGGGGTCACTCAGTTTACCAGGCGCGATCCCAATGGCCTGGAGCGCCAGGTTGGTGAGGGGGGACGTAACATGTCCGGTGGCCAGCGTCAGACCATAGCGTTGGCGCGGGCCTTTTTGAACGATCCGCCGATCATGATCTTGGATGAGCCTACGTCAGACATGGACTTTAGAACCGAGGCGCTGGTGCGGGATGAACTCAAAAAAATGGGGAATGAGCACACCCTGCTCCTGATCACCCATAGAACCTCAATTCTGGATCTGGTGGACCGCCTGATTGTTTTGGAAAACGGGCGTCTGGTGGCGGATGGTCCTAAGCAAACTGTGATGCGCATGCTGCGTGAGGGCAAGATCCGTGCATCCTATAAAGGAGGAGCATAG